A single genomic interval of Armigeres subalbatus isolate Guangzhou_Male chromosome 1, GZ_Asu_2, whole genome shotgun sequence harbors:
- the LOC134221478 gene encoding uncharacterized protein LOC134221478, with protein sequence MHIIDVKAPPTSSGVTTCITVLGGINPMSHRKITDDRCGPLSSSSSVKFIRSQKKNAQLVYKGFLYNRKLTQQNGSTTWRCIDLPKTHCKAICVTKFNKLIRAKRQHNHENHENKIRYRPLYDYPEDLEEYLDIYSREPISATQKLDVIDDGTDYKLIVRDALGGHGAPVQANHLIGSGTETFFTSS encoded by the coding sequence ATGCACATAATCGACGTCAAAGCTCCGCCCACCAGCTCTGGCGTAACCACCTGCATCACTGTTCTGGGTGGAATTAACCCGATGAGTCATCGTAAGATCACTGACGATCGTTGTGGACCCTTGTCCTCATCATCGTCAGTAAAATTCATTCGTAGTCAGAAGAAAAATGCACAGCTTGTCTATAAAGGGTTCCTCTACAATCGAAAGTTGACTCAACAGAACGGAAGCACCACGTGGCGATGCATCGATTTACCAAAAACGCACTGCAAGGCGATTTGTGTTACCAAGTTCAACAAACTGATTCGCGCCAAAAGGCAGCACAACCATGAGAACCATGAGAATAAAATTAGATATCGTCCGCTGTACGACTACCCGGAagatttggaggaatatctggacatCTACTCCAGGGAACCTATTTCGGCAACGCAGAAGCTCGATGTCATAGACGATGGCACCGATTACAAGCTTATCGTTCGGGACGCGCTTGGCGGACATGGGGCGCCTGTCCAGGCCAATCATTTGATTGGTAGTGGAACGGAAACGTTCTTTACTTCGTCATAG